One Mycolicibacterium sp. ND9-15 genomic window, AGCATCGGCTTGGAGATCTGGGCCTCCGCGGCGATCGCGTCCATCGACGTCTCGTGGTAGCCGTTGACGGAGAAGATCTGCACCGCGGCGTCCAGCATCTGCTGTTCGCGCACGGCGCGCGGCAACCGCTTGGTCCCTCCGGCCATTCCACCAGCGTAGGCAACGCGTGGTCGGGCGGTGTCAGCGGCGGGCGGTGGGTCTGATCAACAGCGCGGGTTGGGGCCCTTCACCGCCGCGAGTCGCAGCACGGAGGCGTCGACGCTGGACGGCGACAGCTCACCGGCGTCGACCGCCTTCTCCAGCCGGTCGAGCACTGCGGGCACCTCGCCGCTGCTCACCCACAACGCAACATCGGCGCCGGCCTGCAGCCCGCGTAAGGCGGCCTCGGCCACGCCGAACCGGTCGGAGATCGCCTGCATGCCCGAAAGGTCGTCGGTGAAGATCGGGCCCCCGAACGGCGGACCCCCGTAGTTGCCCGACCGCAGCAGTGCGTACGCCGCCGGGCTCAGGCTCGCCGGGTCGCTGCCGGTCAGTCCGGGCACCTGCAGGTGACCCACCATGACGCCGACGGGCGCTTGGGCGGTCAGCGTGCGGTACGGGACCAGGTCGGTGTTCTTCAGATCGGCGATGTCGGGGGTGGTGACGCTGCCGGTGTGCGTGTCGCCCGACCCGGAGCCGTGGCCCGGGAAGTGCTTGAGCACCGGCAGCACCCCGGCGTCGCGCAGCCCGCGGGCGTACGCGCCGGCGTAGTCGGTGACGACGGTCGGGTCGGACCCGAACGACCGATCTCCGATAACCCCGTCGGCGTTGGCCGCGTCGGTGACGTCGACGACCGGGGCGAAGTCGATGGTGATGCCCAGACCTCGCATCGCATGGCCGCGCCGCAGCGCGATGTCGTACACCTGCTCGGGCGTGTTGGTCTGCGCGAGCACCCGCGGTGACGGCTGGGAACCGATCAGCGGGGCCAGCCGCGAGACCCGGCCGCCCTCCTCGTCGACGCTGACCGCCAGAGGCAGCGGGGTCGCCGCGCCCGCGATGTCGCGCAGCTGATCACCCATGATCGACAGGTCCGTCCAGCTGCCGATCATGATGCCGCCGACGTGGTGGGTGTCGACGACCGCGCGCGCGTCGCCCGCGTTGGAAACGCCGACCATCAGCAGTTGTGCGAGCTTCTCGCGGGTCGACATGTCAGCCAGCAGTGCCTCCCCG contains:
- a CDS encoding glycoside hydrolase family 3 N-terminal domain-containing protein; protein product: MALPRALCALAATPVLLMACSPAAQEAATSPPSAPITKAATAVPDAPAAPAEAPAAPACGTGEALLADMSTREKLAQLLMVGVSNAGDARAVVDTHHVGGIMIGSWTDLSIMGDQLRDIAGAATPLPLAVSVDEEGGRVSRLAPLIGSQPSPRVLAQTNTPEQVYDIALRRGHAMRGLGITIDFAPVVDVTDAANADGVIGDRSFGSDPTVVTDYAGAYARGLRDAGVLPVLKHFPGHGSGSGDTHTGSVTTPDIADLKNTDLVPYRTLTAQAPVGVMVGHLQVPGLTGSDPASLSPAAYALLRSGNYGGPPFGGPIFTDDLSGMQAISDRFGVAEAALRGLQAGADVALWVSSGEVPAVLDRLEKAVDAGELSPSSVDASVLRLAAVKGPNPRC